Proteins from a genomic interval of Neodiprion lecontei isolate iyNeoLeco1 chromosome 2, iyNeoLeco1.1, whole genome shotgun sequence:
- the LOC124293048 gene encoding uncharacterized protein LOC124293048, translated as MNLNSKEHISLNAGALSHKCLPDNIEDLSEKEISDFLDSKWEEMSCGKLEGFQEKGRTDSFCRSCFILHSEPELLDHKISFHLTFHEEKAKCWFCGQSLFVTKRGTSGCNECKKIMPLKHSKPAFEDKRQGCGPSWRSPTGYVLLLC; from the exons ATGAACTTGAACTCAAAAGAACACATCTCTTTAAATGCAGGGGCATTATCACACAAATGTCTCCCGGATAACATCGAAGATCTTTCTGAAAAGGAAATCTCTGATTTCCTCGATTCCAAATGGGAAGAAATGTCATGTGGCAAGTTAGAGGGATTCCAAGAAAAAGGCAGAACAGACTCTTTTTGCCGATCTTGCTTCATCCTCCA ctcAGAACCCGAGTTATTGGACCACAAAATATCCTTTCACCTCACGTTCCACGAGGAAAAGGCAAAATGTTGGTTCTGCGGCCAAAGTCTGTTCGTCACAAAAAGAGGGACGAGTGGATGCAACGAATGCAAAAAG ataatgccgttaaaacattcaaagccggcgttcgaagacaagaggcaaggctgtgggccctcatggcggagtcccactggtTATGTTTTGCTATTGTGCTAA